In Ferroplasma sp., a single window of DNA contains:
- the cas3 gene encoding CRISPR-associated helicase Cas3' — translation MIAYKNYSEFFKSITEFSPYPFQIRYSEDDYTILNAFTGSGKTETVLLDWLWKIYSHKENTQKRLVYCLPMRTLVEQTYKRAKKYINKFNEISESTIRIYLLEGGEDNTLWDIYPEDFIVLVGTQDILLSRALNRGYGANKFRWPMDFGLLNNDSFWVFDEIQLMGDALKTGTQLQGFRNIIGVFGSTKSLWMSASLSPDSISSVDFKDEHKILEISKADLADKTLNKIYRANKHIQFPDVKDACIEDMDKLSKFVLENHKGNSIVILNTVSKSINLFCSLSKLKKQIDNHAEIILLHSHFRRPDRDVLAEKILEKSNSRIIISTQVIEAGIDISSSSLFTEIAPLSSIIQRSGRCNRYGEFEESTIYVINTRDMVHYKPEPYEKDEIINSYKILKDIDSGSVINEEFSSIKQLDDIKTNFVIRKKDLLDLYNTDPGLLGDDIDISRFVRSGTDINAYLFWRNFEDPNMEDLPQRDELCPVPVLELEIAKKIKDVYTYSWVLGKWVLVKTDRIIPGNFYMIHSSSGFYSKDIGWDMKSKNDVMPLMKIKCKSNNNRTSYEDNNSSVNQWKSIKEHSFEVYQKVKKIMSNIPYIQTYQGEIEEAAKWHDVGKAHEVFQEIINQNDAPSSIKNHIAKAPKNEWIGKYERKYFRHELVSGLAALENGKNDLVAYLVVAHHGKVRNSIRAIPDEKVPRDSNKKFARGVWDGDKIKSFEFFNGEIMNDTTLKLSYMELGETQTGESWDYRILELSSKIGIFKLGLMENILRSADQRASGGLP, via the coding sequence TTGATTGCTTATAAAAATTATAGTGAATTTTTTAAATCAATAACTGAATTCTCTCCATATCCATTTCAGATTCGATATTCTGAAGATGATTACACTATACTGAATGCATTTACAGGTTCTGGAAAAACAGAAACTGTTTTGTTAGATTGGTTATGGAAAATATATTCTCATAAGGAGAATACTCAGAAACGTTTAGTCTACTGTTTACCTATGAGAACTTTAGTAGAGCAAACGTATAAACGAGCTAAGAAATATATAAATAAATTTAATGAGATATCAGAATCCACCATTAGAATATATTTACTGGAAGGTGGAGAAGATAATACTTTATGGGACATATACCCTGAAGATTTCATTGTGTTAGTTGGAACTCAGGACATATTGCTTTCAAGGGCATTAAATAGAGGATATGGTGCAAATAAGTTTAGGTGGCCGATGGACTTTGGCTTACTTAATAACGACAGCTTCTGGGTATTCGATGAGATACAATTAATGGGTGATGCCCTAAAAACTGGCACACAACTGCAGGGTTTTAGAAATATAATCGGGGTATTCGGCTCTACCAAATCCTTATGGATGAGTGCCAGTTTATCTCCAGATTCTATCTCAAGCGTTGATTTCAAGGATGAACATAAAATTCTTGAAATATCTAAAGCTGACCTTGCCGATAAAACTTTAAACAAAATATATAGGGCAAACAAGCATATCCAATTCCCAGATGTAAAAGACGCATGTATAGAGGATATGGACAAATTAAGCAAGTTTGTATTAGAAAATCATAAAGGTAACTCCATTGTTATTTTAAACACAGTTAGTAAGTCAATAAATCTATTCTGTTCTCTATCAAAATTGAAAAAACAAATCGACAATCATGCAGAGATTATTTTATTGCATTCGCATTTTAGACGTCCTGATAGGGATGTCTTAGCTGAGAAAATATTGGAGAAAAGCAATAGTCGGATTATCATATCAACACAAGTTATTGAGGCGGGAATAGATATTTCAAGTAGTTCCCTTTTTACTGAAATAGCGCCACTCTCATCAATTATACAGAGATCCGGACGTTGCAATAGGTATGGTGAATTTGAAGAATCCACGATATATGTTATTAATACAAGAGATATGGTGCATTATAAGCCAGAGCCATATGAAAAGGATGAAATAATCAATAGCTATAAAATTTTAAAGGATATCGATTCTGGTTCTGTTATAAATGAGGAATTTAGCTCAATAAAACAACTGGACGATATAAAAACAAATTTTGTGATTAGAAAAAAAGACTTACTGGACCTGTATAATACAGATCCGGGGTTATTGGGTGATGATATTGATATTTCAAGATTCGTTAGAAGCGGTACAGACATAAATGCATATCTGTTCTGGCGTAATTTCGAAGACCCAAACATGGAAGATTTACCGCAGAGGGATGAGCTTTGTCCAGTTCCGGTTTTAGAGCTGGAAATTGCTAAAAAAATTAAGGATGTATATACATATTCATGGGTGCTTGGAAAATGGGTTTTGGTGAAAACAGATCGTATCATTCCAGGTAATTTTTATATGATACATTCCAGTTCAGGATTTTATAGTAAAGATATTGGATGGGATATGAAATCTAAAAATGATGTAATGCCTCTAATGAAAATAAAATGTAAGTCAAATAATAATAGGACATCATATGAAGACAATAATTCTTCTGTGAATCAGTGGAAATCAATAAAAGAGCATAGTTTTGAAGTCTATCAAAAAGTTAAGAAAATAATGTCCAACATACCATATATTCAGACTTACCAGGGCGAAATTGAGGAGGCTGCTAAATGGCACGATGTTGGTAAAGCACATGAGGTTTTTCAGGAAATAATAAATCAGAATGATGCGCCTTCCAGCATAAAAAACCATATTGCTAAGGCCCCTAAAAATGAGTGGATAGGTAAATATGAACGAAAATATTTCAGGCACGAACTCGTTTCCGGTTTGGCAGCATTAGAAAATGGTAAAAACGACCTTGTTGCATATCTCGTTGTTGCCCATCATGGCAAGGTAAGAAATTCTATACGTGCAATACCAGATGAAAAAGTTCCACGGGATAGCAATAAAAAATTTGCGCGGGGTGTATGGGATGGCGATAAAATAAAATCTTTTGAATTTTTTAATGGTGAGATCATGAATGATACAACTTTAAAATTATCATACATGGAACTGGGTGAAACTCAAACAGGAGAAAGCTGGGACTATAGAATACTAGAACTCTCTTCAAAAATTGGTATTTTCAAACTGGGATTGATGGAGAATATTCTCCGTTCTGCTGATCAAAGGGCGAGTGGGGGCTTACCATGA
- a CDS encoding ribonuclease H-like domain-containing protein, which produces MSLTSIIKESPEIQNFLVSRIKTRPKIPDTKNITFSNNVNPSMVGTAFDYMFRFELKRKYPWAIESGWIAQNGLSNMVLAKFQVGDGADSPHHLLLINWADTGQRTMDYTKSAREKYYKNPSDKNLRKLVEMCYRLSYLDVIYREGKLPSVPVPKDKLMPAPTEEEIDDIISMISKSEEFINSETFANSKFIVLNPDFGDYSKLVRGADADIITSTSLIDLKTSRNLRITNYDLAQIVGYYFLLRLYNEEHSHLLIPYVLNEMKMGRRFLHERYKEGEYPMENYFFSQSEIYKFPDISEIGIFFSRYGMEYTSPVDNVSINREDLIKFEELIKDFKETRQIQIIELMKLKDVGSIRSRTLTDMGIKTIEELANFPLSRGKRVMINNVGFDRLHTIAREYLDHKIELRKNVTIDEAIKTFDFSDEVYLDIETTGLLSNSQIWLIGMWFKRENKLISLFASEPSKEKTILKQYLQIVSGIRGAIVTFSGKGFDNELIESRLKEYRLWYKSKPPVYLDILQVIRRSVFIPASNGLKNLAEWMGYTFKHPDLSGAAMPQLYNEYLNMHDQKLYNNLIEYNEDDVKSLSYVVDFIRHVLLERKQHA; this is translated from the coding sequence ATGAGCTTAACTAGCATAATTAAGGAAAGCCCTGAAATTCAAAATTTCCTAGTCTCACGCATAAAGACTCGTCCAAAAATACCAGATACTAAAAATATAACATTTTCTAATAATGTTAATCCGTCTATGGTTGGAACTGCTTTTGATTATATGTTTAGATTTGAGTTAAAGAGAAAATATCCATGGGCAATTGAAAGTGGATGGATTGCACAGAATGGCTTAAGTAATATGGTATTGGCTAAATTCCAAGTGGGAGATGGAGCCGACTCACCACATCACCTTTTACTTATTAATTGGGCTGACACCGGTCAACGAACAATGGATTATACAAAATCTGCAAGGGAAAAATATTACAAAAATCCTAGCGATAAGAATTTGAGGAAACTAGTAGAGATGTGCTACAGATTAAGCTATCTGGACGTGATTTATAGAGAAGGCAAACTCCCTTCTGTTCCTGTACCAAAGGATAAACTCATGCCTGCGCCAACTGAGGAAGAAATAGATGATATTATTTCAATGATTTCAAAATCAGAGGAATTTATTAATTCTGAAACATTTGCCAATAGCAAATTCATAGTATTAAATCCAGATTTTGGAGATTATTCAAAGTTGGTTCGTGGGGCTGATGCCGATATAATCACTTCTACCTCACTTATAGATTTAAAAACATCCCGAAATCTACGAATAACAAATTACGACTTAGCCCAAATAGTGGGATATTACTTCCTGCTCCGGCTCTATAATGAAGAACACTCCCATCTTCTAATACCATATGTTTTAAATGAGATGAAGATGGGGCGGAGATTTTTGCACGAAAGATATAAAGAGGGTGAATATCCCATGGAAAATTATTTCTTCAGCCAATCCGAAATATATAAATTTCCAGATATTTCTGAAATCGGGATATTTTTTTCAAGATATGGTATGGAATATACAAGTCCTGTAGATAACGTCTCTATTAATAGAGAAGACCTTATAAAATTTGAAGAATTAATTAAAGATTTTAAAGAAACTCGGCAAATCCAAATTATAGAACTTATGAAATTGAAGGATGTTGGATCCATACGCTCAAGAACACTTACTGATATGGGCATTAAAACTATAGAGGAACTTGCAAATTTTCCCTTAAGCAGGGGAAAGAGAGTAATGATAAATAATGTCGGCTTTGACAGACTCCACACCATTGCAAGGGAATATTTGGATCATAAAATTGAACTGAGAAAAAATGTAACTATTGATGAGGCAATTAAAACCTTTGACTTTAGTGATGAGGTTTATCTTGATATTGAAACAACTGGGCTTTTGTCAAATTCACAAATATGGTTAATTGGAATGTGGTTCAAGAGAGAAAATAAACTCATTTCACTATTTGCCAGTGAACCTAGTAAAGAAAAGACTATACTAAAACAATACCTGCAGATAGTATCTGGTATAAGAGGTGCAATTGTCACTTTTTCTGGGAAGGGTTTTGATAATGAACTTATTGAAAGCAGACTTAAGGAATATAGATTGTGGTACAAATCTAAACCACCAGTTTATCTAGATATTTTGCAGGTTATAAGGAGGTCGGTATTTATACCGGCCAGTAATGGTTTAAAGAACTTGGCTGAATGGATGGGTTATACTTTCAAACATCCAGACCTAAGTGGTGCCGCAATGCCTCAATTATATAATGAATATCTTAATATGCATGATCAAAAACTATATAACAATCTTATAGAATACAATGAGGATGATGTCAAGTCTCTATCGTATGTCGTTGATTTTATAAGACATGTTTTGTTAGAGCGAAAACAACATGCTTAA
- a CDS encoding GNAT family N-acetyltransferase yields MVNSIYHKLHLGKTYHIISKNDCKYSIKSGNSSMDEYTLKDFYNDSLYDNYLVVVKTENNIPVGVIEIIINDKFTIEMVEVDITKQGTGLGTSMMIKSESIAKQLNFKEIYLEAVENKVEFYKNRGFEIYAEPYYNEEWGRLFPMKKKIDDNV; encoded by the coding sequence ATGGTCAATTCAATATATCACAAATTACATCTTGGAAAAACATACCATATAATTAGTAAAAATGATTGCAAGTACTCAATAAAATCTGGTAATTCATCCATGGATGAATATACCTTGAAGGATTTTTATAATGATTCATTATATGATAATTATCTTGTTGTTGTTAAAACAGAAAATAATATTCCTGTAGGCGTAATTGAAATTATTATAAATGATAAGTTTACCATAGAGATGGTTGAGGTAGATATTACAAAGCAGGGTACAGGCTTAGGCACAAGCATGATGATAAAATCAGAAAGTATAGCAAAACAACTGAATTTTAAAGAAATCTATCTGGAGGCTGTAGAGAATAAGGTAGAATTTTATAAGAACCGTGGTTTTGAAATTTATGCTGAGCCTTATTATAATGAAGAGTGGGGGCGGTTATTCCCCATGAAAAAGAAAATAGATGACAATGTTTAA
- the hemA gene encoding glutamyl-tRNA reductase — translation MGDIELLSWNYKDTPEAFSEIIKHDPSYFENIMEENGIGKYVLLITCNRVEIYFSGNGKVPIISKNPIYIKYPESIRHLFMVSSGLESMALGENDILRQIKTAYDLSSKRKHMDKFLSYTFQKALSVGKDVRTRTDISHGKTSLSTISLDIVEKNYGLKNKKIAIVGTGKMAVSLLNYLSGSGSSVTVAGRSPEHARNLAILYGASYTDLSEVHELIESNDIIITATSSKNYIIRKSHVENIEKPKIMVDLSNPPNIEKNLPDNISLYDLDMIYRISSETKGQRRMEIQRSREIIDGELEIYKDRINQMKSDDIISLFYRYSGEIMNEEIDELKRKINITDDQEKVIKIMMNSFTNKLLAPYTSSMKNFIKNNENYSYILREYDTMLDRILTKKDKKIIK, via the coding sequence ATGGGTGATATAGAGTTATTATCCTGGAACTATAAAGATACCCCGGAAGCATTCAGTGAAATCATCAAGCATGACCCCTCGTATTTTGAAAATATCATGGAGGAGAATGGAATAGGAAAATATGTACTTTTAATTACGTGCAACCGTGTTGAAATTTATTTTTCAGGCAATGGAAAAGTTCCTATTATTTCTAAAAACCCCATCTATATTAAATACCCAGAATCTATCAGGCACCTGTTTATGGTCTCATCCGGGCTTGAATCCATGGCCCTGGGGGAAAACGACATTTTACGCCAGATCAAGACTGCATACGATCTCTCCAGTAAAAGGAAGCATATGGACAAGTTCCTTTCATATACATTCCAGAAAGCACTTTCTGTGGGGAAGGATGTAAGGACCAGGACAGATATATCACATGGTAAAACATCCCTGTCAACAATAAGCCTGGATATAGTGGAAAAGAATTATGGACTTAAAAATAAAAAAATTGCAATCGTGGGAACAGGCAAGATGGCGGTTTCCCTTCTGAATTACTTATCAGGGTCCGGATCATCAGTCACCGTGGCCGGAAGGTCACCAGAGCATGCAAGAAACCTTGCAATCCTTTACGGTGCCTCATATACAGACCTTTCAGAAGTGCATGAGCTCATAGAATCAAATGACATAATAATTACAGCCACCTCCTCTAAAAATTATATAATCAGAAAATCACATGTAGAAAATATAGAAAAACCCAAAATAATGGTGGACCTTTCAAATCCTCCCAACATTGAAAAAAACCTTCCTGATAACATATCATTATATGACCTGGATATGATATACAGAATCTCATCGGAGACAAAGGGCCAGAGAAGGATGGAGATACAGAGAAGCAGGGAGATCATTGATGGGGAGCTCGAAATCTATAAGGACAGGATAAATCAGATGAAATCTGATGATATCATATCACTGTTCTACCGCTATTCAGGAGAAATCATGAATGAGGAAATAGATGAGTTAAAGAGGAAAATAAATATTACAGATGACCAGGAAAAGGTAATAAAAATAATGATGAATTCATTTACGAATAAGCTTCTGGCCCCCTATACCAGTTCCATGAAAAACTTCATCAAAAACAATGAAAATTACTCCTATATTTTAAGAGAATATGATACAATGCTGGATAGAATATTAACAAAGAAGGATAAAAAAATTATAAAATAA
- a CDS encoding thermopsin family protease, producing the protein MKKILAVIVAIIFVALAMAVVTSQGTTSTAASPAAAQTASAQGSNARLLAIEKSLEAKGIPMKDASFPAMVNHVTMENGVVEPSYLSAPAPMGIGFYGTQNVSGHLVGYNLTTPSVMASININNMSDFYLLNDGPTSETFQLNSVLTNVTLFGNSTYTFWTQNVAFYSERTQTIEFLTNIWNFSSPAVEISSNVFHSYGGILDAPTFYYAIGPTIHVTTPFTLNLYLNSTVVDRDSAVFFNYSIASDNHIQSGSYDYAIFNSTYGQPANYTAPAPTYLASGTHVTPTGFIPFDFEIMVGGPGGGSTTSIYDVNATMNLKYQDGNRYVNVPSAYDVGSETGETSEGVAVSWDNDTAYLTPGPSMVYGMWNISSSNAMAHYSGTVGPSNAFMFVSQGSTFNIATAAWAPLSLSGHYSFTLPAGSYSATALLSDYREAYFAPGSNVMLQHDYRMGIYTPLYAFDNAQIANISMHGNGTPGNPYIMDNRQVMPISPLFEEFNDYAFPVFAGVLLKNTNASVVMANMPSMYIGYTSTNPTYELYVSFYGFPNYNFLNYEMYNASNATLWKSNDVTGYFSASLTGFPVANVLIWNSTNDLIGGNYFNVMDSGLLAYKSPDVTIWGNYFVNSTMTDNSTFQAISNIWGAPLGVAEFSSGDTIYNNYFTVTITAYSPDYSIYSDNTAMYINHWNITKQPAFIAHYVNGFALRGSIAFTFYQGGNYWYNFNGAIPYNNDGLIAYGGDYVPLQPFFLFFWW; encoded by the coding sequence ATGAAAAAGATATTAGCAGTTATAGTAGCCATAATATTTGTGGCACTTGCAATGGCTGTGGTGACGTCACAGGGAACCACATCCACGGCAGCGTCTCCCGCTGCAGCACAGACAGCTTCTGCACAGGGGAGCAATGCAAGATTGCTTGCTATTGAGAAGAGCCTCGAGGCAAAGGGGATACCCATGAAGGATGCCAGTTTTCCTGCTATGGTAAACCATGTCACCATGGAAAACGGTGTTGTGGAGCCTTCATATTTAAGTGCACCAGCTCCGATGGGAATTGGTTTCTACGGGACACAGAACGTATCAGGTCATCTGGTTGGATACAACCTGACAACGCCCAGTGTCATGGCCAGCATAAACATAAACAACATGAGTGATTTCTACCTGCTGAATGATGGCCCTACCAGTGAAACATTCCAGCTGAACTCTGTCCTGACAAACGTTACATTATTCGGGAACTCAACATACACATTCTGGACGCAGAACGTTGCATTCTACTCTGAGAGGACGCAGACAATTGAATTCCTGACAAACATATGGAACTTTTCATCACCGGCAGTGGAAATCAGCAGCAATGTTTTCCATTCATATGGTGGAATACTTGACGCACCCACATTCTACTATGCCATAGGCCCAACAATACACGTGACAACCCCATTTACACTCAACCTGTACCTGAACTCCACTGTTGTGGACAGGGACAGCGCCGTGTTCTTCAATTATTCCATAGCAAGCGATAACCATATACAGTCAGGAAGCTATGACTATGCAATATTTAACTCGACATACGGCCAGCCTGCTAATTACACTGCACCGGCACCAACATACCTTGCCAGCGGTACACATGTAACACCAACAGGATTCATACCATTTGATTTCGAAATAATGGTCGGCGGTCCGGGAGGAGGAAGCACGACATCCATATATGATGTAAATGCAACAATGAACCTGAAATACCAGGATGGCAACAGGTATGTGAATGTGCCATCTGCATACGATGTTGGATCTGAAACTGGAGAGACATCTGAGGGAGTTGCAGTTTCATGGGACAATGATACAGCATACCTTACTCCGGGGCCATCCATGGTCTATGGAATGTGGAACATATCATCCAGCAATGCCATGGCACATTACTCCGGGACGGTAGGTCCATCCAATGCATTCATGTTTGTATCACAGGGAAGCACATTCAACATTGCAACTGCTGCATGGGCACCCCTATCATTATCAGGGCATTACAGCTTTACACTTCCAGCCGGAAGCTATTCTGCCACAGCCCTACTGAGTGACTACAGGGAGGCTTACTTTGCACCGGGAAGCAATGTAATGCTTCAGCATGATTACAGAATGGGAATATACACGCCATTATACGCCTTTGACAATGCACAGATTGCAAATATATCCATGCATGGAAATGGAACACCTGGAAATCCCTATATCATGGATAACCGCCAGGTCATGCCCATAAGCCCGCTGTTCGAGGAATTCAACGACTATGCATTCCCTGTATTTGCAGGTGTCCTGCTGAAGAATACCAATGCAAGTGTTGTGATGGCAAATATGCCTTCGATGTACATAGGCTATACCAGCACGAACCCCACATATGAATTATATGTTTCATTCTATGGCTTCCCTAACTACAATTTCCTTAACTATGAAATGTACAATGCCTCGAATGCAACACTATGGAAGTCAAATGACGTTACAGGGTACTTCTCAGCATCGCTGACTGGATTCCCGGTGGCGAATGTGCTTATCTGGAATTCCACCAATGATCTAATAGGTGGAAATTACTTCAATGTAATGGACAGTGGCCTGCTTGCATACAAGAGCCCGGATGTGACCATATGGGGAAACTACTTTGTAAACTCAACAATGACAGACAACTCAACCTTCCAGGCAATTTCAAATATATGGGGCGCACCACTGGGAGTTGCAGAATTCTCCTCCGGAGATACAATATACAATAACTACTTCACGGTAACCATAACAGCATACAGCCCGGACTATTCCATATACTCTGACAACACTGCAATGTACATAAACCACTGGAATATAACAAAGCAGCCTGCATTCATCGCCCATTACGTAAATGGATTTGCACTCCGGGGAAGCATAGCATTTACCTTCTACCAGGGAGGGAATTACTGGTACAACTTCAACGGGGCAATACCCTACAACAATGACGGGCTCATAGCATATGGCGGGGATTATGTCCCCCTGCAGCCCTTCTTCCTGTTTTTCTGGTGGTAA